The Gracilimonas sediminicola sequence ATGGATAAAGACATATATCCCAAACTCATCGAAAATCAGCGGAAGGAACTCAGTGCCTTTGCGAATGAGCACATCAAAAAGAAAGATAAGCGCGGAGAGTACATTGTAAATATAGACCGCAAGCCCTCCGACTCTATTCTGCGCCAAATTGAGAAAGGGAATTATGATTTGGTGATAATGAGTGCGAAGGGGGATCATTTCGCTGATTTCTTCCACGGCAGTGCTACCGATAAAGTAATTCGACGCTCCAAAACACCGGTACTTACGTTATCCCAGAAAATGTTATCCGATCACATAAACACCATCGTAGTACCGTGTGATTTTTCCAATCACTCGCTGGCTGCCATCCCTTTAGCATTTGATGTAGCCCAGAAATTCGGAGCTAAACTTGAGCTGCTGAATGTGATTGAAATGTATGCTCACGATGTGCACGGTATAGAGCCAACCACCATCGGGGTAGATGAAGAAGCTGTTTATGGTGGACTAAAAGGCCGCTTGAATAGCTTTTTTGATGATTACGAGGAATATAATTTTTCTGTGGAAGATGGTGAAGGTGACTTTCAGGATGCATTAGTCCATCACGAAAATGGAGAAGAAAATCGTATTGGGTTTAAGACCATTATTCTGAAATCCATTGCTGCTCACCACGAAATCATCGAATATGCCAATGAAAATGCCGACCTGGTGGTAATGAGCACCCACGGCCGCACCGGACTCTCCCGCATGTTGCTGGGTTCTACCACCGAACAGGTAATTCAGCACCTCGAGAAGCCGCAAATTACCATTAAGCCGGAGTTGAAGGAGTAGGGTTATAAATCCCAAAGACCAAGCTCCAAGTTTCAATGACCAGGTTCTGATGATGTGATGTATTACCGAAGATGTCAGGTTGTGCGAGGATTTGAGGTTCTAATCCAGGATTAGGATGTATAATGATGAAGCAATCACCACGATCGAAATACCAGGAAAATAGAAGCTTTTTCTTCATTCAAACTTCACAGTAAATACCGACCTTCCGATAACAACTAATAACAGAGGAGGTTGTCATGAAAGCCAGTCATATCTTAGTCCCTACCGATTTTTCTGAAGCTTCTCTTGAAGCGGTTAAAATGGCGGCTAAATTTGTGGAGATGTACGACAGCACCGTCGATCTCATCCACGTGATTCCGCTCATGAGCTATTACGATGAAAGCATGCAGCATTTGGGTGTTCCGTTTGATATGGAAAAGGATCTGTATCCCAAAGTACTCAAAACAGCGAACGACAAACTGCATGAAATCGCGGAGGAATATATCCCGAAAGAGCATCGCGGACAGTTGATCAACCTGGTGGGGCGAAAGCCTTCGCAGGTGATTGCAAATAAGGCCAATGAAAGACAGTACGATTTGGTCATTATGAGTAACAAAGGGGGGCATGACTCGGATGAAGTTCGCAGTCATATTACCGAGAAAGTAATCCGGTATAGCGAAAAGCCGGTACTCAGTATTGGTGCTTCTTTTGCTGAAAATAATATCCACGAAATATTGGTGCCGATGGACGGTTCCGGCGACTCTGTTGCGCCACTGGTTCAGGCCTTCGATTTTGCCCATGCCTTTGATGCCGGTATCACTCTGATGCACATCATTGAACCGTATTCGCTGGGTATGGAAGTGATGCCATTTACTGTGGAAGATGATGCTGCCGTCTATCAGTCACTGATAAGTAACATCAACAAATACTTCGAAAAACATCCTGAGTTAGGATTCACTATCCAGCGTACCGGTGTTGATTTCGAAGACCTGCTGGTGCGGGAAACCGAGAGCGGTTCATCATCGGTGAAGTTTGTAAGCATTGTGAAGAAAGGATTCTCAGCCCATACTGAAATCTGCGATTATGCTAACAGCAGTGCAGATATGGTGGTTATGAGCACCCATGGACGAACCGGCATAGCCCGCATACTTCTGGGCTCAACCACAGCCATTGTGGCTCAGCATTTGAATAAACCACTGTTAACCTTACGCCCGAAATAACAACGGGAATTCAGGATTAACATCCAGGAACTAACCTAAATGAGTGGATAAGAGCCCGTGCATGTGAAGTAGCTTGTACGGGTTTCTTGTTTTGCCGAACCGGTAAAAAGTGCTTTTATCTGGACGGGAATCCTTGTAAATTTGCAGCCCTTTCGAATCAACGAAACGGGCCCGTAGCTCAGTTGGTTAGAGCAGTCGACTCATAATCGATTGGTCGCAAGTTCAAGTCTTGCCGGGCCCACAATTATTGAGAGGGTGTAAAAACCCCCTCAATTCCCTTCTAAGCCAAAAAAAAGCCTAATTACTTACACTAAGTAAGCGAACGCAAAGGAACGAAAGTGAACACTTTCATACCCCTACATTCCCAACTACTATGTACACTACTATGTACAATTTTGGAATGGTCGTTTGCAAAGGCTGCTGAATTAAGAATTCGCTTACCGAACTTTAATTCAGAAGGCAACTACTATGGCATTTCTAATCAAACGCGGTAAATACTACTATGTGAATTTTTACTCTGAAGACCTGGGTAAAAAGAATGTTCGGAAATCATTGGGCACCCGACACAAAGACGTTGCTCAGAAAATGGTAACTGAACTCGAAAAACTGGAATCGTTAGGCAAGATCAATCCCTTTTCGAAAGGATTCAATCCTAAGAAGGTTTTACAAAGAAACACCAGTAATGAAACCACTGATTGTAACACGGTTAGTGAATCCATTGAATTATTCTACAAATCAAAAAACCATCTCTCCCCGGCAACCATTGGAGCCTACCAGCGAGCTTTAGATCATTTTGTAGAATTAAATGAGTTATCAGATGTGCATCCAACAAATGTACTGAGCTATCATTTTGAGAATGTGATCTTCAAAAAGAGCATTACTTCTGCTACAAGGCACTATTACTTTCGACATTTCCGGTCTTGGTGGAAGTTTCTGCTGAAAAAGAACATTGTGGAGAAGGATTACTTTCCTGAGATTAAAAAGGATTTGCCAAGAATTAGAGAAAATACCCGACCCAAAATGATTTCTGAGGAAGAACTTGGAATTCTTTTTAAGAAATTCGATGATGAGTTAGCCAGAAAGAAAGACTTACCTGAATTCGATCCTAATTTAGTCCAACACTGGTTCAAACCGATTGTAGCATTGTATTTCTTTGGTGGTCTCCGAAAACATGAGGCGGCTTATGACCCTGAGCTTTCGTACTCAGGACTAAAAGGTGAAAACCTGATCTATGAAAGTGAAGAGCTTAGCTACATTTCACTACCACCCACCAAAGGTAGAAAAGAACGGTTAATTCCTATCATTAATGAATTGAAGAAAGAACTGGAGGTGTATTTAAAAGTTCGTGCTAAGATTAGTCCAAGTGATTATGTGTTTATTTACACGGGTGGAAATACAAAAGGTCAACCAGTTCGTGGAATGAGAGTGTATAGGGAATTTAAACGCTACTGTAAGGAAGCCGGTATTCCAACTTCTCGTACTTTACATGGAATGCGACACCAAGCAGTTACTACCTGGATTGAGAAAGGGTTTCACACGGCTGAAGCAAGTTACATGGCAGGACATTCGAGCCAGAAAGTAACGGAAAAATACACACATTTGACTGTGAAAAGACTTAAGGATAAAATGAAAGCTCTCTCCTGATTTATAAATTTATATGAGATTAAAACAATTTTATCAATTTTTAATTTGACTCTGTACCATACTCCAGGTCTTAAATTGGTATTGAATTATGTTTCGAATAAAAAGAGGAAATATCATGCCATTTAAGAAAGGAGATGTTTATAAATGTCCAGATGAAAATTGTGGATGCGAGGTAACAGTAACTAAAGGAGCACCACCCAGTTGTGGTGGTAACCAAAACCCAACGTGCTGTTGTGGTAAAATTATGGAAAAGAAAGAATAACAATTAGTAATTAATGAGCCGGGTATTATGCCCGGCTTTTCTTAATAATTGAGTGGTTTGTTAAACGTATAATAGAAGTCAGTGAAATGATGAGAGAAAACCAGAATGAAAAGTATCAAGACATCACCACTTTCAAAATTGGTGAAGTAGCTCGCCGTGCAAAAGTAGATAAGGAAACCGTCCGTTATTACGAAAAACGCAGTCTCATTCCAAAACCTGACCGAAGGCGTTCCGGTTACCGTATATTTACGCAGCGGCACATTGATCAAATTAAATTTATCAAACGGGCGCAAGAGTTGGGGTTTACACTGAGTGAAATCAAGGAACTGCTGGAACTACGAATTGATGAGGACACTACTTGTTCAGAGATCAAAAGTGAAGCGCAAGAAAAATACCAAGATGTGGTGGAAAAGATCGAAGACCTACAACGAATAAAGAATACCCTAGTAGATTTAATTGATTCTTGTGCTGGGGAAGGACCTAAAGGAGACTGTCCTATTTTAAAGGCTCTTGAAGGCGAAAATAAAAACATCCTTGGCAATAAGTGAATTTTTGAAAGTGTTGATTAGATATAGATTTATAACATAATTCGTTTACGATACTTTTGAGATAAGACAATAAATTTCGTTTAAAATTGGGTTAGACTCATAATTAGTTCAACAGAATATTTGAAATTTGTCTAATTATGGATTTTGTTTATCGAATTATGTTCCATCTTTCATGGATAGAATTAATTACATATACTTGAAACGTGAAAATTTCTCTAACATATCGCTTTATTGCATCAGTGCTCAGTCTGAGTATCCTGATTGGGGTTTCGGTTCCAACCGGACTTCATGCTATGTCAAATGAACTATGTGAAGAGTTGCAGGAAATGGGAATCCATATGCAGGCTCAAAGTGAACATGCTGAAGATTGCCCAATGACTGTTGAGTTTGCCGAAGTACCGGAACACCAACATCATACTGAAACCAATGAAGATCAAGATCTTGGTATTGTTTGTGCCTGCTCTGTTGAGGAATTATCAGTTAAGACCGAAGCTCCTTTATTTCAAAAAGTGAAAGTCAAGGTTCTGGCTGTAGTCCAGATAATTGCGGAAGATCACACGAACCAATCTGAATCCGACTATCACGCTATTCAAACTTCGGATTCCTATTCACCACCTCCCATCTTTTTAGCCAACGAGTCCTTTCTGATTTAGGGACCGGTATATCATTTCTCCACTAAAGTCATTCCTGTAACGTCAGGAACCTTGATTCTTGTACTATCTATTGTAAAAAAAAGGCTTCAAGGTCTCAGATATCTATCGAGAGATGACCGCTTTTTTAATTGTACCGATTCATAAATAATAAACTCATGCTAAATAAAACCATCCGGTTTTTCCTGGAAAATAAGCTTGTTGCTGTACTATTCTTGCTAGTCTTAGTAGGCTGGGGGCTTGCAGTAGCTCCCTTTAATTGGAATCTTGACTTTCTTCCTCGGGATCGTGTTCCTGTGGATGCTATTCCCAACCTTGGGGAGAACCAACAGATCGTTTACACTGACTGGGAAGGACAATCACCTCAAGATATAGAAGACCAGGTTACCTATCCTTTGACCACTCAGTTACTGACTGTGCCTGGTATCAAAACCGTTCGAAGTAATTCCATGACCGGTCTTTCCATCATTTACATCATTTTCGAAGAAGACGTGGATTACTATTGGAGCCGCTCTCGCATCCTTGAAAAACTAAACTCGCTTCCTGCCGGCACTATCCCTCAAACTGCAAAGCCCGCCCTTGGTCCTGATGCTACCGGACTAGGACAGATATTTTGGTACACGCTGGAAGGCAGGGATCAAAGTGGAGAGCCAGCAGGTGGGTGGGACCCCCAGGAGTTACGGTCTATACAAGACTTTTATGTGAAATACGGACTATCAGGAGCTCAAGGTGTGGCAGAAGTCGCCTCCATTGGAGGGTACGTAAAAGAGTACCAGATCGACATCGACCCAAACAAACTAAAAACGTATGGGGTTACTCTGCCTGAAGTGATTGATGCGGTT is a genomic window containing:
- a CDS encoding MerR family transcriptional regulator, translated to MMRENQNEKYQDITTFKIGEVARRAKVDKETVRYYEKRSLIPKPDRRRSGYRIFTQRHIDQIKFIKRAQELGFTLSEIKELLELRIDEDTTCSEIKSEAQEKYQDVVEKIEDLQRIKNTLVDLIDSCAGEGPKGDCPILKALEGENKNILGNK
- a CDS encoding universal stress protein is translated as MNVKRVLIPTDLSEKSNAALKSADLFIDKFDCTVDLMHVIPLSKYLGDSFDKIGVPLSMDKDIYPKLIENQRKELSAFANEHIKKKDKRGEYIVNIDRKPSDSILRQIEKGNYDLVIMSAKGDHFADFFHGSATDKVIRRSKTPVLTLSQKMLSDHINTIVVPCDFSNHSLAAIPLAFDVAQKFGAKLELLNVIEMYAHDVHGIEPTTIGVDEEAVYGGLKGRLNSFFDDYEEYNFSVEDGEGDFQDALVHHENGEENRIGFKTIILKSIAAHHEIIEYANENADLVVMSTHGRTGLSRMLLGSTTEQVIQHLEKPQITIKPELKE
- a CDS encoding tyrosine-type recombinase/integrase — its product is MAFLIKRGKYYYVNFYSEDLGKKNVRKSLGTRHKDVAQKMVTELEKLESLGKINPFSKGFNPKKVLQRNTSNETTDCNTVSESIELFYKSKNHLSPATIGAYQRALDHFVELNELSDVHPTNVLSYHFENVIFKKSITSATRHYYFRHFRSWWKFLLKKNIVEKDYFPEIKKDLPRIRENTRPKMISEEELGILFKKFDDELARKKDLPEFDPNLVQHWFKPIVALYFFGGLRKHEAAYDPELSYSGLKGENLIYESEELSYISLPPTKGRKERLIPIINELKKELEVYLKVRAKISPSDYVFIYTGGNTKGQPVRGMRVYREFKRYCKEAGIPTSRTLHGMRHQAVTTWIEKGFHTAEASYMAGHSSQKVTEKYTHLTVKRLKDKMKALS
- a CDS encoding universal stress protein, producing the protein MKASHILVPTDFSEASLEAVKMAAKFVEMYDSTVDLIHVIPLMSYYDESMQHLGVPFDMEKDLYPKVLKTANDKLHEIAEEYIPKEHRGQLINLVGRKPSQVIANKANERQYDLVIMSNKGGHDSDEVRSHITEKVIRYSEKPVLSIGASFAENNIHEILVPMDGSGDSVAPLVQAFDFAHAFDAGITLMHIIEPYSLGMEVMPFTVEDDAAVYQSLISNINKYFEKHPELGFTIQRTGVDFEDLLVRETESGSSSVKFVSIVKKGFSAHTEICDYANSSADMVVMSTHGRTGIARILLGSTTAIVAQHLNKPLLTLRPK